In Gadus chalcogrammus isolate NIFS_2021 chromosome 13, NIFS_Gcha_1.0, whole genome shotgun sequence, a single genomic region encodes these proteins:
- the LOC130401456 gene encoding uncharacterized protein LOC130401456 isoform X2, which yields MHQSKTANRHYLLCPRCLKTQASLSVHLRRVCLKDGSDAAVNAIVDKAKHDAAELLQKGRIFKYSDLTAITSDENTLKRLVEELKRHHLVVTGEPCPPAEANTEPLAAQTLPNDDDAEVGPSAAETSSSEESSSAALGEGNNCDFSRESASSSSPNRKTRSGTAAKSKSESTFDILQIKFPVTIAGPKPHRSTSTRPTTSLLECHQEAPDDMADEAPDETQENIKGAKYSAAVKQSMYEKGLYNRHSLDHPLLQAFAMHLNKEKNIQNYKQEVENVSRFLYFVNNEEASLQFVYQRQKLDVFLKEITGLTKRTQSNYLKSLKRFLNFHTDRTNLHSMDADLHEECTEYSRVLTSTLRLLSKQAKKEIFQKRHAFLMDENALTTEDCQVVLVQAKDPFLACMDKLSKDDAVVLDSADETLVLYYLEAVVILGHVQRPSVVQNMTVSEWLSRDKAISKETGEPLWVVGVKEHKTSTQQVATFALSKEEEHWFDLYYKRLRPGFQRAARKRKRDEDETDPKDFFFLSSVGRQIHRPSTDLSRLEKKFAVPAVTSQMARRIHETATKDMPSSSKTLVASYLTHTNATAEQHYRYKTTENILEGNKTLIALAAATSSSEESSSAAEGNNCDFSRESASSSSPNRKTRSGTAAKSKSESTFDILQIKFPVTIAGSKPHRSLLEVDDVSWRKAYDCWLHGQQKLRQEYVRSKFPWRQPSTKSLQKLIKNQGWDGTTDTMQLLRSWIPSGSGENIMDCTAIQKLEKNQRWKGLRTQQSEGQGTSVMAKRKFRVGEVVCDYHAAVVTVSDGKEDSRCDCHTKQPPGKLIKYSENNSNVTPKHCPLVLNGERMHVTLFLATKIISPDEEVLLPLSFKGTL from the exons ATGCATCAAAG TAAAACAGCAAACAGGCACTACTTGCTCTGTCCACGCTGTCTCAAAACACAAGCAAGCCTGTCTGTCCATTTGCGGAGGGTATGCTTGAAGGATGGCTCTGATGCAGCTGTTAATGCCATTGTTGACAAAGCAAAGCACGATGCAGCTGAGCTCCTACAGAAAGGCAGAATTTTCAAATATTCAGATCTCACTGCAATTACGTCAGATGAAAATACACTCAAAAG ACTGGTTGAGGAGCTGAAACGTCACCATTTGGTTGTGACTGGAGAACCCTGCCCCCCGGCAGAAGCCAACACCGAGCCGTTAGCTGCTCAGACACTGCccaatgatgatgatgctgaagtAGGACCATCAGCTGCTGAAACATCTTCTTCAGAGGAAAGCAGCTCTGCTGCCTTAGGCGAGGGAAACAACTGTGACTTTTCCAGGGAGAGTGCAAGTAGCAGTAGTCCCAACAGAAAGACCCGTTCTGGTACTGCTGCAAAGTCAAAGTCAGAATCAACATTTGACATCCTACAAATAAAGTTTCCGGTAACAATTGCTGGGCCTAAACCACACAGGTCCACATCCACTAGGCCAACCACGAGCCTTCTTGAATGTCATCAGGAGGCTCCTGATGACATGGCTGATGAGGCTCCTGATGAAACTCAAGAAAACATTAAAGGAGCAAAGTATTCTGCAGCTGTGAAGCAATCCATGTATGAAAAAGGCCTTTACAATCGACATTCTCTGGATCACCCACTCCTTCAAGCCTTCGCAATGCACctgaacaaagaaaaaaacattcaaaactACAAACAGGAG GTTGAAAATGTTTCCCGGTTTCTATATTTTGTTAACAACGAGGAAGCATCCCTTCAGTTTGTCTATCAGAGACAGAAACTGGATGTTTTCCTCAAGGAAATCACTGGCCTGACTAAGAGAACACAGTCAAATTACCTCAAGTCCTTGAAAAGATTCCTGAATTTTCACACGGACAGAACCAACCTTCATAGTATGGATGCAGACCTCCATGAAGAGTGCACAGAATATAGTCGTGTCCTCACATCTACGCTGAGACTCCTGAGCAAGCAGGCAAAGAAGGAGATCTTCCAGAAAAG GCACGCCTTTCTGATGGACGAAAATGCGTTGACAACTGAAGACTGTCAGGTTGTATTGGTCCAGGCCAAGGACCCATTCTTGGCATGTATGGATAAACTGTCTAAAGATGATGCTGTCGTATTGGATTCTGCAGATGAAACGCTTGTGTTGTACTACCTTGAAGCTGTTGTGATTCTAGGACACGTTCAAAGGCCGAGTGTCGTGCAGAACATGACTGTGAGTGAGTGGTTATCCAGGGACAAAGCCATCTCAAAAGAGACAGGTGAGCCACTTTGGGTAGTCGGAGTAAAGGAACACAAGACATCAACGCAACAGGTGGCGACATTTGCGCTGtcaaaggaggaggagcac TGGTTTGATTTGTACTACAAACGGTTGCGGCCAGGCTTCCAGAGGGCCGCCAGGAAACGAAAGAGGGATGAGGATGAGACTGATCCAAAAgatttcttcttcctctccagcGTAGGGAGGCAGATTCACCGCCCCTCAACTGACCTGAGCCGGCTGGAAAAAAAGTTCGCTGTCCCAGCGGTGACCAGCCAGATGGCCCGCAGAATCCATGAGACTGCAACAAAGGACATGCCCAGTTCATCAAAAACATTGGTGGCCAGTTACCTTACTCATACCAATGCAACAGCAGAGCAGCATTACCGCTACAAGACAACTGAGAATATTTTAGAGGGCAACAAAACTTTGATTGCTTTAGCTGCTGCAACGTCTTCTTCAGAGGAAAGCAGCTCTGCTGCCGAGGGAAACAACTGTGACTTTTCCAGGGAGAGTGCAAGTAGCAGTAGTCCCAACAGAAAGACCCGTTCTGGTACTGCTGCAAAGTCAAAGTCAGAATCAACATTTGACATCCTACAAATAAAGTTTCCGGTAACAATTGCTGGGTCTAAACCACACCGGTCCCTTTTGGAGGTGGATGACGTTAGCTGGCGAAAAGCATATGACTGTTGGCTGCATGGGCAGCAGAAACTACGACAAGAATACGTTCGCT caaAATTCCCTTGGCGTCAACCATCAACAAAGTCTCTCCAAAAGTTGATTAAAAATCAGGGATGGGATGGCACAACAGACACCATGCAACTTCTCCGCAGTTGGATACCCTCTGGATCTGGTGAAAATATCATGGACTGCACAGCAATTCAGAAACTTGAAAAGAATCAGAGATGGAAAGGACTTCGTACCCAACAATCTGAAGGGCAGGGCACAAGCGTCATGGCAAAACGCAAGTTTCGTGTTGGTGAAGTGGTGTGTGACTACCATGCGGCTGTTGTCACAGTAAGTGATGGCAAGGAGGACAGCAGATGTGATTGCCACACCAAGCAGCCGCCAGGCAAATTAATCAAGTACTCCGAAAATAACTCAAACGTAACGCCCAAACATTGCCCTTTGGTATTGAATGGAGAGAGAATGCATGTGACTCTTTTTCTTGCAACCAAGATTATTTCTCCAGATGAAGAGGTGTTGCTCCCTCTTAGTTTCAAAGGAACTCTTTGA
- the LOC130401456 gene encoding uncharacterized protein LOC130401456 isoform X5, with protein MTVSEWLSRDKAISKETGEPLWVVGVKEHKTSTQQVATFALSKEEEHWFDLYYKRLRPGFQRAARKRKRDEDETDPKDFFFLSSVGRQIHRPSTDLSRLEKKFAVPAVTSQMARRIHETATKDMPSSSKTLVASYLTHTNATAEQHYRYKTTENILEGNKTLIALAAATSSSEESSSAAEGNNCDFSRESASSSSPNRKTRSGTAAKSKSESTFDILQIKFPVTIAGSKPHRSLLEVDDVSWRKAYDCWLHGQQKLRQEYVRSKFPWRQPSTKSLQKLIKNQGWDGTTDTMQLLRSWIPSGSGENIMDCTAIQKLEKNQRWKGLRTQQSEGQGTSVMAKRKFRVGEVVCDYHAAVVTVSDGKEDSRCDCHTKQPPGKLIKYSENNSNVTPKHCPLVLNGERMHVTLFLATKIISPDEEVLLPLSFKGTL; from the exons ATGACTGTGAGTGAGTGGTTATCCAGGGACAAAGCCATCTCAAAAGAGACAGGTGAGCCACTTTGGGTAGTCGGAGTAAAGGAACACAAGACATCAACGCAACAGGTGGCGACATTTGCGCTGtcaaaggaggaggagcac TGGTTTGATTTGTACTACAAACGGTTGCGGCCAGGCTTCCAGAGGGCCGCCAGGAAACGAAAGAGGGATGAGGATGAGACTGATCCAAAAgatttcttcttcctctccagcGTAGGGAGGCAGATTCACCGCCCCTCAACTGACCTGAGCCGGCTGGAAAAAAAGTTCGCTGTCCCAGCGGTGACCAGCCAGATGGCCCGCAGAATCCATGAGACTGCAACAAAGGACATGCCCAGTTCATCAAAAACATTGGTGGCCAGTTACCTTACTCATACCAATGCAACAGCAGAGCAGCATTACCGCTACAAGACAACTGAGAATATTTTAGAGGGCAACAAAACTTTGATTGCTTTAGCTGCTGCAACGTCTTCTTCAGAGGAAAGCAGCTCTGCTGCCGAGGGAAACAACTGTGACTTTTCCAGGGAGAGTGCAAGTAGCAGTAGTCCCAACAGAAAGACCCGTTCTGGTACTGCTGCAAAGTCAAAGTCAGAATCAACATTTGACATCCTACAAATAAAGTTTCCGGTAACAATTGCTGGGTCTAAACCACACCGGTCCCTTTTGGAGGTGGATGACGTTAGCTGGCGAAAAGCATATGACTGTTGGCTGCATGGGCAGCAGAAACTACGACAAGAATACGTTCGCT caaAATTCCCTTGGCGTCAACCATCAACAAAGTCTCTCCAAAAGTTGATTAAAAATCAGGGATGGGATGGCACAACAGACACCATGCAACTTCTCCGCAGTTGGATACCCTCTGGATCTGGTGAAAATATCATGGACTGCACAGCAATTCAGAAACTTGAAAAGAATCAGAGATGGAAAGGACTTCGTACCCAACAATCTGAAGGGCAGGGCACAAGCGTCATGGCAAAACGCAAGTTTCGTGTTGGTGAAGTGGTGTGTGACTACCATGCGGCTGTTGTCACAGTAAGTGATGGCAAGGAGGACAGCAGATGTGATTGCCACACCAAGCAGCCGCCAGGCAAATTAATCAAGTACTCCGAAAATAACTCAAACGTAACGCCCAAACATTGCCCTTTGGTATTGAATGGAGAGAGAATGCATGTGACTCTTTTTCTTGCAACCAAGATTATTTCTCCAGATGAAGAGGTGTTGCTCCCTCTTAGTTTCAAAGGAACTCTTTGA
- the LOC130401456 gene encoding uncharacterized protein LOC130401456 isoform X1 yields MPFFSNSSKTANRHYLLCPRCLKTQASLSVHLRRVCLKDGSDAAVNAIVDKAKHDAAELLQKGRIFKYSDLTAITSDENTLKRLVEELKRHHLVVTGEPCPPAEANTEPLAAQTLPNDDDAEVGPSAAETSSSEESSSAALGEGNNCDFSRESASSSSPNRKTRSGTAAKSKSESTFDILQIKFPVTIAGPKPHRSTSTRPTTSLLECHQEAPDDMADEAPDETQENIKGAKYSAAVKQSMYEKGLYNRHSLDHPLLQAFAMHLNKEKNIQNYKQEVENVSRFLYFVNNEEASLQFVYQRQKLDVFLKEITGLTKRTQSNYLKSLKRFLNFHTDRTNLHSMDADLHEECTEYSRVLTSTLRLLSKQAKKEIFQKRHAFLMDENALTTEDCQVVLVQAKDPFLACMDKLSKDDAVVLDSADETLVLYYLEAVVILGHVQRPSVVQNMTVSEWLSRDKAISKETGEPLWVVGVKEHKTSTQQVATFALSKEEEHWFDLYYKRLRPGFQRAARKRKRDEDETDPKDFFFLSSVGRQIHRPSTDLSRLEKKFAVPAVTSQMARRIHETATKDMPSSSKTLVASYLTHTNATAEQHYRYKTTENILEGNKTLIALAAATSSSEESSSAAEGNNCDFSRESASSSSPNRKTRSGTAAKSKSESTFDILQIKFPVTIAGSKPHRSLLEVDDVSWRKAYDCWLHGQQKLRQEYVRSKFPWRQPSTKSLQKLIKNQGWDGTTDTMQLLRSWIPSGSGENIMDCTAIQKLEKNQRWKGLRTQQSEGQGTSVMAKRKFRVGEVVCDYHAAVVTVSDGKEDSRCDCHTKQPPGKLIKYSENNSNVTPKHCPLVLNGERMHVTLFLATKIISPDEEVLLPLSFKGTL; encoded by the exons atgccttttttttctaattcaagTAAAACAGCAAACAGGCACTACTTGCTCTGTCCACGCTGTCTCAAAACACAAGCAAGCCTGTCTGTCCATTTGCGGAGGGTATGCTTGAAGGATGGCTCTGATGCAGCTGTTAATGCCATTGTTGACAAAGCAAAGCACGATGCAGCTGAGCTCCTACAGAAAGGCAGAATTTTCAAATATTCAGATCTCACTGCAATTACGTCAGATGAAAATACACTCAAAAG ACTGGTTGAGGAGCTGAAACGTCACCATTTGGTTGTGACTGGAGAACCCTGCCCCCCGGCAGAAGCCAACACCGAGCCGTTAGCTGCTCAGACACTGCccaatgatgatgatgctgaagtAGGACCATCAGCTGCTGAAACATCTTCTTCAGAGGAAAGCAGCTCTGCTGCCTTAGGCGAGGGAAACAACTGTGACTTTTCCAGGGAGAGTGCAAGTAGCAGTAGTCCCAACAGAAAGACCCGTTCTGGTACTGCTGCAAAGTCAAAGTCAGAATCAACATTTGACATCCTACAAATAAAGTTTCCGGTAACAATTGCTGGGCCTAAACCACACAGGTCCACATCCACTAGGCCAACCACGAGCCTTCTTGAATGTCATCAGGAGGCTCCTGATGACATGGCTGATGAGGCTCCTGATGAAACTCAAGAAAACATTAAAGGAGCAAAGTATTCTGCAGCTGTGAAGCAATCCATGTATGAAAAAGGCCTTTACAATCGACATTCTCTGGATCACCCACTCCTTCAAGCCTTCGCAATGCACctgaacaaagaaaaaaacattcaaaactACAAACAGGAG GTTGAAAATGTTTCCCGGTTTCTATATTTTGTTAACAACGAGGAAGCATCCCTTCAGTTTGTCTATCAGAGACAGAAACTGGATGTTTTCCTCAAGGAAATCACTGGCCTGACTAAGAGAACACAGTCAAATTACCTCAAGTCCTTGAAAAGATTCCTGAATTTTCACACGGACAGAACCAACCTTCATAGTATGGATGCAGACCTCCATGAAGAGTGCACAGAATATAGTCGTGTCCTCACATCTACGCTGAGACTCCTGAGCAAGCAGGCAAAGAAGGAGATCTTCCAGAAAAG GCACGCCTTTCTGATGGACGAAAATGCGTTGACAACTGAAGACTGTCAGGTTGTATTGGTCCAGGCCAAGGACCCATTCTTGGCATGTATGGATAAACTGTCTAAAGATGATGCTGTCGTATTGGATTCTGCAGATGAAACGCTTGTGTTGTACTACCTTGAAGCTGTTGTGATTCTAGGACACGTTCAAAGGCCGAGTGTCGTGCAGAACATGACTGTGAGTGAGTGGTTATCCAGGGACAAAGCCATCTCAAAAGAGACAGGTGAGCCACTTTGGGTAGTCGGAGTAAAGGAACACAAGACATCAACGCAACAGGTGGCGACATTTGCGCTGtcaaaggaggaggagcac TGGTTTGATTTGTACTACAAACGGTTGCGGCCAGGCTTCCAGAGGGCCGCCAGGAAACGAAAGAGGGATGAGGATGAGACTGATCCAAAAgatttcttcttcctctccagcGTAGGGAGGCAGATTCACCGCCCCTCAACTGACCTGAGCCGGCTGGAAAAAAAGTTCGCTGTCCCAGCGGTGACCAGCCAGATGGCCCGCAGAATCCATGAGACTGCAACAAAGGACATGCCCAGTTCATCAAAAACATTGGTGGCCAGTTACCTTACTCATACCAATGCAACAGCAGAGCAGCATTACCGCTACAAGACAACTGAGAATATTTTAGAGGGCAACAAAACTTTGATTGCTTTAGCTGCTGCAACGTCTTCTTCAGAGGAAAGCAGCTCTGCTGCCGAGGGAAACAACTGTGACTTTTCCAGGGAGAGTGCAAGTAGCAGTAGTCCCAACAGAAAGACCCGTTCTGGTACTGCTGCAAAGTCAAAGTCAGAATCAACATTTGACATCCTACAAATAAAGTTTCCGGTAACAATTGCTGGGTCTAAACCACACCGGTCCCTTTTGGAGGTGGATGACGTTAGCTGGCGAAAAGCATATGACTGTTGGCTGCATGGGCAGCAGAAACTACGACAAGAATACGTTCGCT caaAATTCCCTTGGCGTCAACCATCAACAAAGTCTCTCCAAAAGTTGATTAAAAATCAGGGATGGGATGGCACAACAGACACCATGCAACTTCTCCGCAGTTGGATACCCTCTGGATCTGGTGAAAATATCATGGACTGCACAGCAATTCAGAAACTTGAAAAGAATCAGAGATGGAAAGGACTTCGTACCCAACAATCTGAAGGGCAGGGCACAAGCGTCATGGCAAAACGCAAGTTTCGTGTTGGTGAAGTGGTGTGTGACTACCATGCGGCTGTTGTCACAGTAAGTGATGGCAAGGAGGACAGCAGATGTGATTGCCACACCAAGCAGCCGCCAGGCAAATTAATCAAGTACTCCGAAAATAACTCAAACGTAACGCCCAAACATTGCCCTTTGGTATTGAATGGAGAGAGAATGCATGTGACTCTTTTTCTTGCAACCAAGATTATTTCTCCAGATGAAGAGGTGTTGCTCCCTCTTAGTTTCAAAGGAACTCTTTGA
- the LOC130401456 gene encoding uncharacterized protein LOC130401456 isoform X3, with translation MADEAPDETQENIKGAKYSAAVKQSMYEKGLYNRHSLDHPLLQAFAMHLNKEKNIQNYKQEVENVSRFLYFVNNEEASLQFVYQRQKLDVFLKEITGLTKRTQSNYLKSLKRFLNFHTDRTNLHSMDADLHEECTEYSRVLTSTLRLLSKQAKKEIFQKRHAFLMDENALTTEDCQVVLVQAKDPFLACMDKLSKDDAVVLDSADETLVLYYLEAVVILGHVQRPSVVQNMTVSEWLSRDKAISKETGEPLWVVGVKEHKTSTQQVATFALSKEEEHWFDLYYKRLRPGFQRAARKRKRDEDETDPKDFFFLSSVGRQIHRPSTDLSRLEKKFAVPAVTSQMARRIHETATKDMPSSSKTLVASYLTHTNATAEQHYRYKTTENILEGNKTLIALAAATSSSEESSSAAEGNNCDFSRESASSSSPNRKTRSGTAAKSKSESTFDILQIKFPVTIAGSKPHRSLLEVDDVSWRKAYDCWLHGQQKLRQEYVRSKFPWRQPSTKSLQKLIKNQGWDGTTDTMQLLRSWIPSGSGENIMDCTAIQKLEKNQRWKGLRTQQSEGQGTSVMAKRKFRVGEVVCDYHAAVVTVSDGKEDSRCDCHTKQPPGKLIKYSENNSNVTPKHCPLVLNGERMHVTLFLATKIISPDEEVLLPLSFKGTL, from the exons ATGGCTGATGAGGCTCCTGATGAAACTCAAGAAAACATTAAAGGAGCAAAGTATTCTGCAGCTGTGAAGCAATCCATGTATGAAAAAGGCCTTTACAATCGACATTCTCTGGATCACCCACTCCTTCAAGCCTTCGCAATGCACctgaacaaagaaaaaaacattcaaaactACAAACAGGAG GTTGAAAATGTTTCCCGGTTTCTATATTTTGTTAACAACGAGGAAGCATCCCTTCAGTTTGTCTATCAGAGACAGAAACTGGATGTTTTCCTCAAGGAAATCACTGGCCTGACTAAGAGAACACAGTCAAATTACCTCAAGTCCTTGAAAAGATTCCTGAATTTTCACACGGACAGAACCAACCTTCATAGTATGGATGCAGACCTCCATGAAGAGTGCACAGAATATAGTCGTGTCCTCACATCTACGCTGAGACTCCTGAGCAAGCAGGCAAAGAAGGAGATCTTCCAGAAAAG GCACGCCTTTCTGATGGACGAAAATGCGTTGACAACTGAAGACTGTCAGGTTGTATTGGTCCAGGCCAAGGACCCATTCTTGGCATGTATGGATAAACTGTCTAAAGATGATGCTGTCGTATTGGATTCTGCAGATGAAACGCTTGTGTTGTACTACCTTGAAGCTGTTGTGATTCTAGGACACGTTCAAAGGCCGAGTGTCGTGCAGAACATGACTGTGAGTGAGTGGTTATCCAGGGACAAAGCCATCTCAAAAGAGACAGGTGAGCCACTTTGGGTAGTCGGAGTAAAGGAACACAAGACATCAACGCAACAGGTGGCGACATTTGCGCTGtcaaaggaggaggagcac TGGTTTGATTTGTACTACAAACGGTTGCGGCCAGGCTTCCAGAGGGCCGCCAGGAAACGAAAGAGGGATGAGGATGAGACTGATCCAAAAgatttcttcttcctctccagcGTAGGGAGGCAGATTCACCGCCCCTCAACTGACCTGAGCCGGCTGGAAAAAAAGTTCGCTGTCCCAGCGGTGACCAGCCAGATGGCCCGCAGAATCCATGAGACTGCAACAAAGGACATGCCCAGTTCATCAAAAACATTGGTGGCCAGTTACCTTACTCATACCAATGCAACAGCAGAGCAGCATTACCGCTACAAGACAACTGAGAATATTTTAGAGGGCAACAAAACTTTGATTGCTTTAGCTGCTGCAACGTCTTCTTCAGAGGAAAGCAGCTCTGCTGCCGAGGGAAACAACTGTGACTTTTCCAGGGAGAGTGCAAGTAGCAGTAGTCCCAACAGAAAGACCCGTTCTGGTACTGCTGCAAAGTCAAAGTCAGAATCAACATTTGACATCCTACAAATAAAGTTTCCGGTAACAATTGCTGGGTCTAAACCACACCGGTCCCTTTTGGAGGTGGATGACGTTAGCTGGCGAAAAGCATATGACTGTTGGCTGCATGGGCAGCAGAAACTACGACAAGAATACGTTCGCT caaAATTCCCTTGGCGTCAACCATCAACAAAGTCTCTCCAAAAGTTGATTAAAAATCAGGGATGGGATGGCACAACAGACACCATGCAACTTCTCCGCAGTTGGATACCCTCTGGATCTGGTGAAAATATCATGGACTGCACAGCAATTCAGAAACTTGAAAAGAATCAGAGATGGAAAGGACTTCGTACCCAACAATCTGAAGGGCAGGGCACAAGCGTCATGGCAAAACGCAAGTTTCGTGTTGGTGAAGTGGTGTGTGACTACCATGCGGCTGTTGTCACAGTAAGTGATGGCAAGGAGGACAGCAGATGTGATTGCCACACCAAGCAGCCGCCAGGCAAATTAATCAAGTACTCCGAAAATAACTCAAACGTAACGCCCAAACATTGCCCTTTGGTATTGAATGGAGAGAGAATGCATGTGACTCTTTTTCTTGCAACCAAGATTATTTCTCCAGATGAAGAGGTGTTGCTCCCTCTTAGTTTCAAAGGAACTCTTTGA
- the LOC130401456 gene encoding uncharacterized protein LOC130401456 isoform X6 has protein sequence MPFFSNSSKTANRHYLLCPRCLKTQASLSVHLRRVCLKDGSDAAVNAIVDKAKHDAAELLQKGRIFKYSDLTAITSDENTLKRLVEELKRHHLVVTGEPCPPAEANTEPLAAQTLPNDDDAEVGPSAAETSSSEESSSAALGEGNNCDFSRESASSSSPNRKTRSGTAAKSKSESTFDILQIKFPVTIAGPKPHRSTSTRPTTSLLECHQEAPDDMADEAPDETQENIKGAKYSAAVKQSMYEKGLYNRHSLDHPLLQAFAMHLNKEKNIQNYKQEVENVSRFLYFVNNEEASLQFVYQRQKLDVFLKEITGLTKRTQSNYLKSLKRFLNFHTDRTNLHSMDADLHEECTEYSRVLTSTLRLLSKQAKKEIFQKRHAFLMDENALTTEDCQVVLVQAKDPFLA, from the exons atgccttttttttctaattcaagTAAAACAGCAAACAGGCACTACTTGCTCTGTCCACGCTGTCTCAAAACACAAGCAAGCCTGTCTGTCCATTTGCGGAGGGTATGCTTGAAGGATGGCTCTGATGCAGCTGTTAATGCCATTGTTGACAAAGCAAAGCACGATGCAGCTGAGCTCCTACAGAAAGGCAGAATTTTCAAATATTCAGATCTCACTGCAATTACGTCAGATGAAAATACACTCAAAAG ACTGGTTGAGGAGCTGAAACGTCACCATTTGGTTGTGACTGGAGAACCCTGCCCCCCGGCAGAAGCCAACACCGAGCCGTTAGCTGCTCAGACACTGCccaatgatgatgatgctgaagtAGGACCATCAGCTGCTGAAACATCTTCTTCAGAGGAAAGCAGCTCTGCTGCCTTAGGCGAGGGAAACAACTGTGACTTTTCCAGGGAGAGTGCAAGTAGCAGTAGTCCCAACAGAAAGACCCGTTCTGGTACTGCTGCAAAGTCAAAGTCAGAATCAACATTTGACATCCTACAAATAAAGTTTCCGGTAACAATTGCTGGGCCTAAACCACACAGGTCCACATCCACTAGGCCAACCACGAGCCTTCTTGAATGTCATCAGGAGGCTCCTGATGACATGGCTGATGAGGCTCCTGATGAAACTCAAGAAAACATTAAAGGAGCAAAGTATTCTGCAGCTGTGAAGCAATCCATGTATGAAAAAGGCCTTTACAATCGACATTCTCTGGATCACCCACTCCTTCAAGCCTTCGCAATGCACctgaacaaagaaaaaaacattcaaaactACAAACAGGAG GTTGAAAATGTTTCCCGGTTTCTATATTTTGTTAACAACGAGGAAGCATCCCTTCAGTTTGTCTATCAGAGACAGAAACTGGATGTTTTCCTCAAGGAAATCACTGGCCTGACTAAGAGAACACAGTCAAATTACCTCAAGTCCTTGAAAAGATTCCTGAATTTTCACACGGACAGAACCAACCTTCATAGTATGGATGCAGACCTCCATGAAGAGTGCACAGAATATAGTCGTGTCCTCACATCTACGCTGAGACTCCTGAGCAAGCAGGCAAAGAAGGAGATCTTCCAGAAAAG GCACGCCTTTCTGATGGACGAAAATGCGTTGACAACTGAAGACTGTCAGGTTGTATTGGTCCAGGCCAAGGACCCATTCTTGGCAT GA